From Chryseobacterium sp. H1D6B, a single genomic window includes:
- the rplB gene encoding 50S ribosomal protein L2: MSVRKLKPITPGQRFRIVNNFEEITTNKPEKSLTVGISKSGGRNQTGKMTMRYTGGGHKKKYRIIDFKRNKPNVEATVKTVEYDPNRTAFIALLEYADGEKRYIIAPNGIKVDQKVVSGDNVEPNVGNAMKLKHIPLGTVISCVEMKPGQGAILARSAGSSAQLTSRDGKYAIIKLPSGESRMILTECIAMIGSVSNSDHQLTVSGKAGRSRWLGRRPRTRAVVMNPVDHPMGGGEGRSSGGHPRSRNGMPAKGYKTRKKNKGSNRYIISKRK, from the coding sequence ATGTCTGTTAGAAAATTAAAACCTATCACCCCGGGACAGAGATTCAGAATTGTAAACAATTTTGAAGAAATTACTACCAACAAACCAGAGAAATCTCTAACAGTTGGTATTAGTAAGTCAGGTGGACGTAACCAAACTGGTAAGATGACCATGCGTTACACCGGAGGTGGACACAAAAAGAAATACAGAATTATCGATTTCAAAAGAAATAAGCCTAATGTAGAGGCTACGGTAAAAACTGTAGAATATGATCCAAACAGAACTGCGTTCATCGCTTTACTAGAATATGCAGATGGAGAGAAGAGATATATCATCGCTCCAAACGGTATTAAAGTAGATCAAAAAGTAGTTTCAGGAGACAATGTAGAACCTAATGTAGGTAACGCAATGAAATTGAAACATATTCCATTGGGTACTGTAATTTCTTGTGTTGAAATGAAGCCTGGTCAAGGTGCTATTTTAGCAAGAAGTGCTGGTTCTTCAGCTCAATTAACTTCTAGAGATGGAAAATACGCAATCATTAAATTGCCTTCAGGAGAATCTAGAATGATCCTTACTGAGTGTATAGCTATGATCGGATCAGTATCTAACTCAGATCACCAACTTACCGTTTCTGGTAAAGCTGGTAGAAGCAGATGGTTAGGTAGAAGACCAAGAACTAGAGCGGTTGTAATGAACCCAGTAGATCACCCAATGGGAGGTGGTGAAGGACGTTCTTCAGGAGGTCACCCAAGATCTAGAAACGGTATGCCGGCTAAAGGTTACAAAACAAGAAAGAAAAATAAAGGGTCTAACCGTTACATCATATCTAAAAGAAAATAA
- the rplW gene encoding 50S ribosomal protein L23: protein MSVIIKPVISEKANYLTDLRGAYSFLVDPKANKIQIKKAVETTYGVKVADVRTMIYAPKVSSKYTKKGLQVGKTNKLKKAVITLVEGEVIDIFAVN, encoded by the coding sequence ATGTCAGTTATTATTAAACCAGTTATTTCAGAAAAAGCGAACTATCTTACAGATTTAAGAGGTGCTTATTCTTTCTTGGTAGATCCTAAGGCGAATAAAATCCAAATTAAGAAAGCTGTAGAGACGACTTATGGTGTAAAAGTAGCGGACGTTAGAACCATGATTTATGCGCCTAAAGTTTCTTCGAAATACACTAAAAAAGGTCTTCAAGTAGGAAAGACAAACAAATTAAAAAAGGCGGTTATTACCCTTGTAGAAGGAGAAGTAATCGACATTTTTGCTGTAAATTAA
- the rpsS gene encoding 30S ribosomal protein S19, with protein sequence MARSLKKGPFIHHTLDKKVQTNIESGKKTVIKTWSRASMISPDFVGQTIAVHNGKSFIPVYVTENMVGHKLGEFSPTRSFRGHGGNKNKGSR encoded by the coding sequence ATGGCAAGATCACTTAAAAAAGGACCATTCATTCATCATACTTTAGATAAGAAGGTTCAGACAAATATAGAATCTGGTAAGAAAACAGTTATCAAAACTTGGTCTAGAGCATCGATGATATCTCCGGACTTCGTAGGACAAACTATTGCTGTACACAACGGGAAATCTTTTATCCCTGTATATGTTACAGAAAACATGGTAGGTCACAAGTTAGGCGAATTTTCTCCAACAAGATCTTTCAGAGGTCATGGTGGTAATAAAAACAAAGGAAGTAGATAA
- the rplV gene encoding 50S ribosomal protein L22, with protein sequence MGSRKRESALARKLTNQDVAKALHNDCPSSPRKMRLVADIIRGVEVDKALYILKYSKKDASNKLEKVLLSAMANWQLKNEGADIEEANLIVKEIFVDSARQLKRLRPAPQGRGHRIRKRSNHITLILGNKEN encoded by the coding sequence ATGGGATCAAGAAAAAGAGAAAGTGCATTAGCACGTAAATTAACAAATCAAGATGTAGCAAAAGCATTACACAATGATTGCCCTTCTTCTCCAAGAAAGATGAGATTAGTAGCTGATATCATCAGAGGGGTAGAAGTTGACAAAGCTTTATACATCCTAAAATATTCTAAAAAAGACGCTTCTAACAAATTAGAAAAAGTCTTACTTTCTGCAATGGCCAACTGGCAATTGAAGAACGAAGGTGCTGATATTGAAGAAGCTAATCTTATCGTTAAAGAAATTTTTGTAGATAGTGCAAGACAATTGAAGAGACTAAGACCTGCTCCACAAGGTAGAGGTCACAGAATCAGAAAAAGATCTAATCACATTACATTAATCTTAGGTAATAAAGAAAATTAA
- the rplD gene encoding 50S ribosomal protein L4 — MELVVLNTSGKETGKKVTLDESVFGIEPNKHAVYLEVKQYLAAQRQGTHKSKERSEITASTKKLKKQKGSGSARYGDIKSPTFRGGGRVFGPKPRDYRFKLNKALKRLAKKSVLSQKLRDNSIRIVEGLSIAAPKTKDFITILNALALNDKKSLFILPDTNKNVYLSSRNLPKTKVMKFNEISSYDLINAGEIVFLEGAVEKFQENLKK, encoded by the coding sequence ATGGAACTAGTAGTATTAAATACATCAGGAAAAGAAACCGGAAAAAAAGTAACTCTAGACGAATCAGTATTCGGTATTGAGCCAAACAAGCACGCGGTTTACTTAGAAGTTAAACAGTACCTTGCTGCACAAAGACAAGGGACTCATAAATCAAAAGAAAGAAGCGAAATTACTGCTTCTACTAAGAAACTTAAGAAGCAAAAAGGATCTGGATCTGCTAGATATGGTGATATTAAATCTCCAACTTTCAGAGGTGGAGGTAGAGTATTTGGACCTAAGCCAAGAGACTACAGATTCAAATTGAACAAAGCTCTTAAGAGATTAGCTAAGAAATCTGTTCTTTCTCAGAAATTGAGAGACAACAGTATTAGAATTGTGGAAGGTTTGAGCATTGCTGCTCCTAAAACTAAAGATTTCATCACTATCTTGAATGCATTGGCATTGAACGATAAGAAATCTTTATTCATTCTTCCTGATACTAACAAGAATGTGTATTTATCTTCAAGAAACTTACCTAAAACTAAAGTAATGAAGTTTAATGAGATCAGTTCTTATGACTTGATCAACGCGGGTGAGATTGTATTCTTAGAAGGTGCAGTTGAAAAATTCCAGGAAAATTTAAAGAAATAA